Proteins from one Ranitomeya variabilis isolate aRanVar5 chromosome 1, aRanVar5.hap1, whole genome shotgun sequence genomic window:
- the LOC143777491 gene encoding uncharacterized protein LOC143777491 has translation MADRRHADTGVTRRLWDEVCRNLFPRRESLHPQQQSKLVGKVRKRWRSLRDRFKREFNDEMKAPSGSAGRKRSKYKYGQALSFLRRTMLSRVTFSSHRAPASSSAPSGAIPPESATEGHVGRPHTSVPSSDPSVPSSDTSVPSTSSAPSSGALLQASLLASDAEQLAFPLPHPSDPATSTPPLGSWRQRQRGQERSYAPEFLHLNASFQGSFKILGEQVTAGFNMVQSRISETSRETSSRLDRLHSAVSPDPANLFFQSMLMSMEKLSFEQQMRVMNTCHNAALQAINESTHTPPHTSTPIPPQAPFPHHTPHYQTQPQYQHQHHYQTQLQSPHQHHYQTPRQPHYPTQSHYPTQSQYPTQSPQQSRPPDQITSPMFSLLNFSLPPTPTPPPSGQPLGLTPPSTAPQTSRVSPPIDVVQPSCPSSSHISTQNFEDL, from the exons atggctgaccgcaggcatgctgataccggtgtaacccgtcggctctgggacgaagtgtgtcgcaacctgtttccaaggcgggagagccttcatcctcagcagcagagcaaactag ttggaaaggttaggaagcggtggcggtcactgagggatcgctttaagagggaattcaacgatgagatgaaggccccgagtggctctgcaggaaggaagaggagcaaatacaaatatggccaggccctctccttcctgaggcgaaccatgctgagcagagt caccttctccagccaccgggcgcctgcatcttcctctgcgccctctggagcgatccctcctgagtccgccactgagggccacgtcggtaggccccacacctctgtcccctcctctgacccctctgtcccctcctctgacacctctgtcccctccacttcatccgccccaagcagtggagcattattgcaggcttcattgctcgcatctgatgctgaacagttagcgttccctttaccccacccctctgatcctgccacctcgacaccaccattaggttcgtggcggcagcgacagaggggtcaggaaaggagctatgctcctgagttcttacacctgaatgcatccttccaaggctctttcaaaattttgggagagcaagtgactgctggtttcaacatggtgcagtcacgcatcagtgaaacaagccgtgaaaccagcagtcgcttggataggctgcattcagctgtaagtcccgatccggccaatctttttttccaatccatgctcatgagcatggagaagctttcttttgagcaacagatgcgggtaatgaatacctgccataatgctgcactgcaggccattaatgaatctacccacacacctccccacacctccactccaattccaccccaggccccatttccacaccataccccccattaccaaacccagccccaataccaacaccagcaccattaccaaacccagctccaatccccacaccagcaccattaccaaaccccacgccagccccattacccaacccagtcccactaccctacccagtcacaatacccgacccagtccccacaacaatcccggcccccagaccaaattacttccccaatgttttctttactcaacttttctcttccccctaccccaacaccacccccctctggtcagcctcttggtttaacccccccttccactgcaccccaaacaagtagggtttccccacctatcgacgtggtccaaccttcctgcccctcctcctctcatatctccacccaaaactttgaagacttgtaa